CCCAAGATCAATTCATCCTTACTTTGAAAATAGGTATAGATGGTACCTGCTGCTACACCTGCATTTTTAGCTACTTGGCTTATAGGGCAGCCATGAAAGCCGTGCTCATTGATTAATTCAAGAGCGCTATCGAAAATACTGGTCTTTTTATCTGATAGTTTTTCCATAATGAATGAACGTTCAATCATTATGGAAAAAGAATAGTTCCTTGTTTCTTAAATTAGTTTAAAATTTTATTTGAATGGAATATTTACCTACTTCTAAAAGAATGATTGTCAGATACATTACATAGTTAAAAACTTACTTTTTCCCTCCCAGTTTTTTCTTAAACAGTTTCCAGAAATTTTCATTTTTTTCTGAGATAGGAATGTCATCACCCAATAAATAAGCATAGGCTTTTAAGGAACTATTTCTTTCCAAGGTGATTTTAAGCACACCTACCAAAGGGATAAACAAAACCATCCCCGATATCCCCCATAACCAGCCCCCAATCAATATGGCCAATAAAACCGCTAGGGCATTGACTCGTACATGGGCTCCCACTACTAATGGGGTGATGATATTATTTTCTAACAATTGAATTCCCCACAGGACTAAAAATGTAATAAAAGGATAGAAAAGCGTATCAGTGGTCAAGAAAACATAAAGAATGGCAAAAAAAGAACTGATAAAGACTCCCACATAAGGGATTAAATTCATCAAGGCTATAAACACGGCAAAAAGCAGAAAGTATTTCAGCCCTATTAGGTAGAAAAACAATCCTGCCAATAAGGCTACTATCACTGAAACTTTGAGTATCCCTCCCAGGTAATGTTGAATCACTTTTCCAGTTTCTTCTGCCCAATTCAATACCTCTACATTTGATTCAGAAGATCTCTTGAAGAGAAATTCAACAAAAAAATCTTTATAATACATCAACAAAAAAATGTACAAGGGAATGATACCTGCTAATGTTATGGATTGACCAGTTGCAAAAACCGTTTCATTAACCTTACTCCATTCGATCGCTTCAGTATCGAAAATGGAGTCAAATTGTGGAACTTGTACACCTAGTAATTCATTCAAATCATTTCTATAGTTCCCGACTTTTTGCATTAGCGAATCACCAATTTTTGGAAACTCACCGATGAGTCCTATCATTTGATCTAGCATCAAATACATCAATCCCAGAAAAAGGATACTCACTAGTAAAATACTCAAGAAAATAGATAAGCCCCTTGGAATTCTTCGAAGTTCAAACCAATTAGACAAGGGATTAAGAGCAAATGCAAAAAAAGCTCCCCAAACTAATGGCACTAGTATAAAATCTCCTTCCTTAAGAATTATTGCTCCAAGAACGATTGCCAGTAGCAAATTGACGGTATTCTGCAGGTATTGATTTTTCATGGCTTATTTTAGAAAGATACAATTTAACCCTGTCCTTAAAAATGACATAGATCATGTCTGGACTAAATTTATTCTCAAATAATTTTTAATTTACCACCTTAACCCAACCCAAAATCTCCCAAACAAATGAGAACCTCTCTACTTTTCATCTTTATTATTCTGCCTAATTTAATCTGGGCTCAAGCCAAAGTAGACACCATAGAGGTGTTTAGTGCTGCGATGAATAAAACACTGAAGGCTGCTGTAACCAAACCGGCTGGATATGAAACATCATCAGAAAAATACCCTGTCATTTACCTGTTGCACGGCGGAAGTGGTGCCTTCGATGACTGGCATAAAAAAGTCACAGAGCCAGGCCTAGTCAACCGGATGGCAGAAGAATATAATTTAATCATCGTAACCCCGGGAGTGGGACCTTCAAGCTATTATTATGACAGTCCATTGATGGATTCTGTTCAGTATGAAACCTATATCATTAAAGAGTTAATCCCTGAAATTGACAAAAACTATAAAACCTTAGCTAAAAGAGAATCCCGTGCAATTTCGGGTCTTTCTATGGGAGGACATGGAGCCATGATGCTTTCTGCCAAGCACCCAGAATTGTTTATTGCTGCTGGAAGCATGAGCGGAGTTATGAATATTGACACCCGGCTTTGGAATGTTCCTGATGGATTTCGGGAATCCAGAAATTCACAGCAAAAAGCAATGCTTGGAGATGACCTGGTTTATGATGCGCCTTTTAATACTTTCACTGCAGTTGGATTTGTCGATAAAATGAAAACAAATGGAGTTGCTTTAACAATTGACGTTGGTGTCGATGATTTTCTGATTGCTACCAATAGGCAAATTCATGAGCTTTTATTGAAGAATGAAACTGACCATGAATATACGGAGCGGCCAGGTGCTCATAGCTGGCCTTATTGGACAAACTCCCTTCCTTATCATCTTTTATTTTTCTCTAAGCACTTGAAATGGGAATAATTAGCGAATCCCAAACAATCATTTAAAAAAATATGCTTCACAAATTGCCCTAAATTTTGCTTTTTGCAACATAACCCAACAGCAAACTATGCTAAAATTTGATGCTATCAGGCCTTTTTATGATGCAGAAGCTAATTCCGCCATCCGGGAAATAGTGGATGATCCTATGATGGATGCCATGATGAGTTTCACCTTTCCAAACGATACCAAAGAACATTGGAAAGACTTAATGCTTCACACGCATTCCCTTCGAGATTTCCAGATAAATTTTATTTATCCGGGGGTTAAAAAAGTGCTTGAAAAAAGCTCTGACGGTTTAAGTATTGGAGGTTTTGAAAATTTGGAGCCAAATACTGCCTACCTATTTATTTCAAATCACCGAGATATCATTTTAGATACCTCATTGCTTAATGCCTCTTTGTATGAGAATGGCTTGGTTTTGACAACTTCTGCTATTGGAGATAATTTGATCAAGCAACCCTTCTTATACACACTTTCTCGGCTAAACAGGAATTTTGCCATCAAGAGAGGACTACAGGGAAGAGCACTGCTGGAAAGTTCTCAAATTGCTTCCGCCTATATCAAAAAGTCCCTTTTAAAAGAAAATAGATCTGTATGGACAGCCCAAAGAGAAGGAAGAACCAAAGATGGCAATGATGCAACTCATAGAGGAGTATTGAAAATGCTTACCTTATCTGAGGAGGGCAAAAACCCTTTTGGGTATTTTGAGAAAATCAAGGTCGTACCGATCTCCATTTCGTATGAATATGACCCTACGGATATATTGAAAATGCCGGAACTTTTGGCTAAATCCAGAGATGAAAAATATGTCAAAAGTGAAAATGAAGATTTCCTAAACTTACTGAGGGGAATCATGGGCACTAAGAAAAGAATCCATATTCAAGTAAATGGAGTATTGGATGAGGAAATTGCTGAAATCGCAAAATCAGAATCCAACTTAAGTGATAAGCTGAGTCAACTTGCATCAGTCATTGATCAAAAAATCTGGTCTGGGTACAAGTTATGGCCTAGTAATTACATTGCTCATGACCTGTTGTATGGAAATGAGGAATATGCTTCATTTTATACAGAAGAGGAAAAAAATGCTTATGAAAAAAGGTTGAAAAGCAAGGTAGATACAAGCAATGATCTAATGGTCAAAAATTTCTTGTCCATGTATGCCAACCCAGTCAATAATCAGAAAGAAAGCTTAAAATCAGATGTAGAGACTTAAGTAATATTAAGCATTACTTTGGTGGTGGTACCCTCTCCTATTTCAGATTCAATAGCCATGGTTCCACGCATCTCCTCTACAAGTTTTCTTACAAAGCTCATCCCGAAACCGAAGCCTTTTTCTCCTTTGGTTCCAGATTCACTAGATCCAGATTCTGTTAATAGTTTTTCGATTTTATCTTGACTCATTCCAAGTCCTGAATCTTTCACCTGAATATTTAACACAGAGAAATCCTTAGATAAATCAAGCCCTAATTTTACTTGAACACTTCCTCCTTCAGTAGTGAATTTGATAGAGTTTGAGATCAAATTCCCTATTATTTGCATCAATCGATGCCGTTTAAAAGGATAGGTTTGATGATTTTCCTCCAATGATACAGAAAGCTTAATTTTCTTGATCAAAGCCTGTGGAGCGAACATATCTAGGATTTTGGACCTTAGCGTCAACAAGTTGAATTCATGATCTTTTGGCTCTCTAGTATGCTGATTATTTTGTTCAGAATTTTTAGTCAATATTTCATCAGCTAACTCCAAAATAGAATTCCCACTATTTTGGATAAGTTCCATAAATTCCAAGACCTCCTGAATTTCAGATTCTGTCCCCTGAGATTTAATGATTTCAGCCAAACCCACAATTCCGGAAATCGGCCCCCTGATATCGTGAACTAGTTTTTTATGATCATGCTGAAGGCTATCCATATCAGCTTTGATCTGATGCACCATCTTATCCACCTTAAGTCTATCTACTATCTGTCGGGCGATCATTTGAAGTAGCTCTCTTTTTTCGATATCAATTTCCTTTTCCTCTACATCCATCACGCAAAGAGCACCTAAATTAAAACCTTCTTTGGTAACTAGCGGAACACCTAGATAATAGGTTAAATTAGGGTTCTCCTTTACATAAAATTTATCTTTAAAGCGATCATCATCTCTCAAATCATTTATTTCCAAGACCTCCCCTTCCTCATGATACAAAGTGAATTGACAAACAGAATCTTCCCGAGGCATTTGAGAAAGGTCAATACCATTTTTGGAGATCGTCCATTGAGTATAAGAGTCAATAAGGTTAACTAAAGAAATTTTCGTTCCAGCAACAGTAGCTGCCATTTCAGCGAGCCAATCAATCCCTTGTTTTGAATCATAGTAATCCAAGTCTAAATTGCTTAATGCCAGCAATCGTCCCAACTCGTTTTCTGAGCTATTATTTTCTTTATTCATCTTCAGCTAATTAGTAAGGGGATCTTAAAAAACAAAATTTAAATGAACGTAATTCAACTTATCAAAACATCATTTAAACCATCCACATTATGCAGTATTTAAAAAGCTTTTTATTCCTAACCTGCTTTGCTTTTTCCATGATAAGCTTGGACTTACATGCACAGAAAAAGGAAAAAATGCCTATTGGGTTAATTAAAACCAATTATGGCAAAATTTTGATCGCCCTAGACTCCCGAACTCCTAACCACCGCGACAGTTTCATAGAGCTCGCTCAGAAAGGCTATTGGGATAGCTTAACTTTTAATCGAGTGATTCCAAATTTTGTCAACCAAGGTGGTTGCCCCGATACAGAGGAAGGATTTAATGATCCTGAATATTTGTTGGCCCCTGAAATCCACCCTGAACTCACACATGTTTATGGAGCAGTGGGCGCGGGAAGAGATGGAAACCCGGAGAAGATTTCTGCTCGATGTCAATTTTATATCATTCAAAATCCAGAGGGAGTTCATCGTCTGGATGGTGACTACACTGTTTTTGCTCAAGTGATTTCTGGAATGGATGTGGTAGAAAAGATTGCAAAACTGGAAACTAACGATCAGGATGAACCCTTAATTCCAGTCACTATGAAGATCAAAATCAAGTATTTTTCACCCTCTAAAATCGAGAAATTAGGTAACTTGTAATATTGAAGAAACTATGGCTTTAATTTTTAGTCTCAATGAAAGGACTTTTTAGGAATTCGAAAATGTGGAAGTTTGGCTTAGGCTTTTTACTCATTTTTATATTGTTCTTACTACTTTTTCCGATTCTTTTTAAAGACCGACTTCAGTTGGCATTACAAAATGTTCTAGATAAACAGCTAGATATTGAAGTTGGTTTTTCCGAGCTCAATGTAAGCCTCATACGGCACTTTCCTTCTCTTACAGTTTCTATGGATGAGCTGTTTTTGGAAGGCTCTGCGCCTTTTCAAAATGACACCTTACTATATACCAAAGAGCTCGCATTGGGAATTAGTATCCCCTCCTTGTTTTCAGGAAACTACACTGTAGATGAGCTGTATCTTAAAGAAGCTGTGTTGAAACTCATGCGAGATCAAGAGGGCAATTCCAATTTTGATGTGGTAAAATCAAACCCTAGTGACAGTGTCAAAAAAGAAGAAACCAAAAATGATCTGAAATTAGAAATTGAGAAATTCTTCTTTAAAAACAGTAGTTTTTTGTATCAGGACACTTCACTGGATATGATATGTAAAGCTACTGGAATCGACTACAAAGGCAGTGGCATTTTAGAGAATGAAAATTTTAATTTGACGAGCGATATTGGAATTGATGAGCTGCAATTACTCTATGAAGATTTTCCTATTCTAAATAGAAATCGAGTACTAGCCAGCCTACTTACTCAGATTAATACAGAGTCCACTTCTTTGACTTTTTTAAGAAACGAGCTCCAGATCAATGAACTCCCGATGAATTTTGTCGGAAAACTAGAATTCATTCCTGGAGGATACGACATGAATTTCGTCCTCGAGTCATTTGACTCCAATCTTGGTGATATTCTTACTCTGGTTCCTCAGGATTTAATACCAGACCTTGCAAAAACCAGATTCTCCGGAAAGGGTGATATCGTAGCATCTTTGCAAGGGCTTTACCTACCAACAAAAAATGAAATGCCCGCATTGGTTCTCAATATGGGAGTTTCAGAAGGAGGAATTTCACATGAGAATGCCCCGGAACCCATAAAAGATCTAGGTTTCCGAATGAACCTACGCCTCCCTGCTCTGGACCCTGAACAAATAGAATTTGATTTGGATAGTCTAAATTTTGCCTTGGCCGATGGTTTCCTTTTAGGTGACTTACATGTGAGAAATCTAAATCCAACGGAGGTCAATTCTGTTTTCAAATCCGACTTGGACTTGGGTCTGTTGCAACAAGCTTTAGGAACCAAAGCTGTAGAATACCAAGGGAAATTCAAGCTAGATTTAAATGCAGATGGCTATTTAAAAAGCGAATTAGATCCAAAAGAATTAAGAAACCCACAAGTGGTTTGGACAAGAATCCCAAAATTCAATTTACAAGCAGGGCTATCTGAAGGATATTTTAAACAGAGTCAATTACCTGAGGGAATTCAGGACATCTCCTTTGATTTAAAAGTAACCAGCCCAGACAGTCTGCCTGAAAATTTGGGTATTGCACTAGACAAATTGAATTTTCAGGTTTTAGATCAAGTGACCTCGGGAAGTTTAAGCTATAATTTAAACCTTCAAAAGGATGTGAATGCAAACTTGATTAGCAGTTTTGACCTAGCCGATATTCCAAAATATTTACCTCTTGACTCATCCTATGTATTGAATGGGAAAATAACAATGGATTTGAAAGCATCAGGAAAACATAATTCTGAAATGAAGGAAATCCCGATCATTCAGGCAGATTTCAAATTGGAAGATGGATTTATTCAAACCCCTTTTCATCCTGAATCAATTCAAGATTTATCAGTATTACTTTCAGCCAAGAGCAGTTCGGCCTCATATTCTGACCTGAAAATCGAAATTAATCCCATTCAATTCAACTTTGCAAACCAACCATTTTCAATAACTGCCAATCTCGAAAATATGGAAGACCTTACCTATGACATGAGGTCCGAAGGAAGGCTGGATTTAGGCAAACTTTATCAGGTTTTTGGAATGGAAGGATATGATTTAGACGGCTTTTTGATCACTGACTTTAGGCTGAAAGGAAAACAAAGTGATGCAGTAAACGGAAACTTACAAAAACTTGATAATCAAGGAACTATTCAGGTTCAAGACATCATCTCTCGATCTGATTTACTTCCTTTACCTATAGATCTAAAAAAGGGTTTACTTGAATTCAATCAGGAAAAAATAACTTTTTCGGATTTTGTCACCTCCTATAATTCAAATGAAATAACTGTTGCAGGATATTTTTCAAATTACTTAGGCTATGCGATCGAACCGGGGGAATTACTAAAAGGAGAGATCAACCTTTCCTCTTCCTTTTTAGATCTAGATGACTTTATGTTCTTCGGAGAAGAAAGTTCGGTAAAAGTAGATAGCCTGGGTACAGTTTCGGGAGTTATTGTTCCTCCACAGGATGTGGATGTCAAAATAAATGCAAAACTGGATTCTATCCATTTTGGAGAGATTATGATCCGAAATTTTAATGGGAATCTCTCTACAAAACCGGGAATTATTAGCTTAGACAAAACAGATTTAGAATTAGTCGGAGCAAATATATCCATGAAGGGTAATTATCAGGCCACGGATCCCTTTTCAGCAACATTTGCTTATCAGATTGATGCTAAGGAATTTGATATCAACCGTGCCTATCAAGAAATTCCAATGTTCAGGGAAATGGCCTCTTTTGCAGAATATGCCAATGGAATTGCCTCATTAAACTATAATTTAGAGGGTAAAATCAATGCTCAGATGGAGCCTATACTTCCTTCGATCAAGGGCAATGGAGTTTTAGGTTTGAAAAAAGTGAAATTGAAAGGCTTCAAATTAATGAATACCATTGCCAAAGAAACCGAAAACACTGAATTGGAAGATCCTGATCTAAATGATGTGGAAATAGAAACTACGATAGAAAACAACCTATTAACCATCCCTAGGACCAGATTGAGAATTGCAGGATTTAGACCGCGGTTTGAAGGTCAGGTGAGTCTGGATGGCGATATGAGTATTGCATTTCGATTGGGTTTACCTCCTTTGGGGATCTTCGGCATCCCTATAAAGATTACAGGGAATCAGGAGGAACCAAACATAGAAGTGGGCAAGATGACCGAAGGAGATGCCCTTGAGGAAGTAAAAGAAAATAATTAAGAATAAGTACAAAGTGATTTATTTATGGAATCAATAAACCCATTAAGAATACTAGTAGTAGGCTGTGGCAACATGGGAGCTTCCCATGCCAAAGCTTATCATCAATTAAAGGAATTTGAGATTTGCGGTTTGGTATCTAGAGGGGAAAGCAAAAGTAAATTAAATCTATCGCTGGAAGCTAATTATCCGCTTTTTGAAGACTTTGAAGAAGCGTTATCCACTAGTAAACCTGATGCAGTTTGTATCAGCACCTACCCTGATTCACATGAGGAATTTGCTCTAAAATCCTTGGAAGCCAACTGTCATGTTTTTATCGAAAAGCCTTTAGCAGACTCGATTGCTGGTTGTGAAAAAATCATTGCCAAAGCTGCTGAAAAAAACAGGAAGGTGGTAGTTGGTTATATTTTAAGACACCACCCTTCTTGGATTCGATTTATTGAGGAAGCAAAAAAAATGGGAAAACCGCTCGTCATGAGAATGAACCTAAACCAGCAAAGTCAAGGGTTTATGTGGGAAGTGCATAGAAACCTAATGAAGAGCCTTAGCCCCATTGTAGATTGTGGAGTACATTATATCGATGTGATGTGTCAAATGACTCAATCCAAACCTATCTCCGTTTCAGCAATTGGAGCGAGACTTACGGAGGAAATTTCATTAGACAATTACAACTATGGGCAACTGCAAATTCGCTTTGAAGATGGATCTGTAGGCTGGTATGAGGCAGGTTGGGGTCCTATGGTCAGTGAAACCGCCTTTTTTGTTAAAGATGTTTTTGGCCCAAAAGGATCCGTATCCATCACTGCAAAAGAAGCTGGAGGAACAGGAAAATCAGATGATGTAGACAGTCATACCAAAACTGAATCTATCAGAGTTCACCATGCCGAAATCAATGAAAAGAACGAATTCACTCAACCTGATGAGTGGATTGACATGAAAGATGAACCTGGCCACCAAGAGCTTTGTAACCGCGAACAAATATTCTTTTTGAAATCTATTCAAGAGGGCCTTAATTTAGATGATCATTTAAGTGATGCTTTGAACAGTCTGAAAATTGCTTTTGCCTGCGATGAATCGGTAAAAACCGGTAAAACAATCATGCTATAACATACGGCGATTCAGGATACAGATAGAGTTCAAGCCAATCAAAAGAATTAAAATTTCAATAAATATCATGATTGATAAAACAGTAGTAATTACAGGCGGAGCAAGTGGGATTGGGCTGGCTATGGTCAAGAAATTTGCAAGCGAAAAAAGCAAGGTATTTCTTCTTGACCTCAACCCGGAAGGTGAACAAGTGAGTGAAGAATTGCAGGAAAAAGGTTTCCAAGTCACTTTTATAAAATGTAATATCGCTTCTACCTCTGAGGCTGAGGAAGCATTTACCAAAATCCCCGGGAAAATCGATGTATTAATCAACAATGCGGGTGTATCCCATGTAGGTAATTTAGAGAATACCAGTGAAGAGGATTTTGACAGAGTTTTTCAAGTCAATGTAAAAGGCATGTTTAACTGTGCCCGAGCTGCCATTAGTAAATTAAAGCAAGACGGTGGGGGGTCGATTCTGAATATGGCTTCTGTGGCCGCTACTATTGGCATCCCAGATCGATTTGCCTATTCCATGACCAAAGGTGCTGCTTACTCCATGACTTTGAGTTTGGCTAGAGATTATGTTGCTGATGGCATTCGATGCAATTGCCTTTCTCCAGGAAGGGTGCATACGCCATTTGTGGATGGTTTTATCGCTAAAAATTACCCCGGAAAAGAAAAGGAAATGTTTGAAAAACTTTCTGCTACCCAACCAATCGGTAGAATGGGGACACCAGAGGAAATCGCCAATTTGGCTTACTTTGTAAGTTCGCCTGCTGGAAGCTTTATCACTGGAACAGACATCCCAATTGATGGCGGATTCCTAGGACTAAAAATGTAAATAAATCAGGAATTGAATTCAATTCCATCATAAAACTTAATACCCAAAAAAATGAAACTAATTCGTTTTGGAGAAGCTGGTAAGGAAAAGCCAGGAATTATTGACAAAGAAGGTAACTATTTAGATTGCTCTGCATTTCAGGAAGATTGGGACGAATCTTTTTTCGAAAATAATGGACTTGATCGACTTGACGCTTGGTTAGAAGCCAACCTTGATAGTCTTAATAAAATTCCTGAAAACAGTAGAATCGGCTCTCCTATTGCGAGACCTTCCAAGATCATCTGCATTGGTCTTAACTACCGCAAGCATGCTATAGAATCCGGCATGCCAGTACCTGAGGTTCCTATTATTTTCATGAAGGCAACATCTTCTCTATGTGGACCCAATGACAATATTTTGATTCCTAAAAACTCCGAAAAAACCGACTGGGAAGTAGAGTTGGCTGTCGTAATCGGAAAACGTGCAAAATATGTTAGTAAGGAAAACGCAATGGATTATGTGGCTGGGTACTGTGTTCACAACGACGTTTCTGAGCGTGATTTCCAACTTCATCATGGAGGACAATGGGTCAAAGGAAAAAGTGCAGATAACTTCGCTCCTTTAGGTCCTTTTTTAGCAACCAAATATGAAATCCCTGATCCTCACAATTTGAGGCTTTGGTTGAAATTGAATGGCAAAACATTGCAGGATAGTAATACTTCTGATTTGGTATTTGATATTCCTACATTAATCGAACACCTAAGTCAATACATGACACTTTTACCTGGAGATGTAATTTCCACAGGTACTCCAGCTGGAGTTGGGCTAGGACTTACCCCTCCTACTTACCTTAAGGAAGGAGATGTAGTAGAATTAGGAATCGAGGGACTTGGAGTGGCAAAACAAACGGCAATCAACGATCCTGAAGCATGAGACTGGATTCACACCAGCATTTTTGGAAATACCATCCTAAAAAGCACGAGTGGATTACTGATGACATGAAGGTTATCCGGGAAAACTTTCTTCCGGATGACCTGATTCCACTTCTTGAGCAACAGGAGCTCCAAGGTTGTGTGGCTGTTCAAGCGGACGAAAGCTTATCTGAAACAGCTTTCCTTATGGATTTGTCAACGGAATATGAGCAGATAAAAGCAGTAGTTGGCTGGGCTGATCTAGGAAGTGATGACTTGGATAAAGATCTGGATCTATTTTCCAATCAGCCAAAACTCAAAGGATACAGAGAAATTCTACAGGCAAAACCGGTGGAGTACATGCTTCGAAAGGAGTTTATCCGAGGAATTGAAAAGCTGGGAAAAAGAGGATACACATACGATATTCTTGTTTTCCCAAATCAATTAGAGGCCACATTGGAATTTCTAAAAAAATGTCCGGAACAACCATTTGTAATAGACCATTTGGCCAAACCTTACATTAAGTTAGGAACATGGAGAGAATGGAAAAAAGAAATGAAACCTCTGGCTGAAAGAGACTAT
Above is a window of Algoriphagus machipongonensis DNA encoding:
- a CDS encoding fumarylacetoacetate hydrolase family protein, which codes for MKLIRFGEAGKEKPGIIDKEGNYLDCSAFQEDWDESFFENNGLDRLDAWLEANLDSLNKIPENSRIGSPIARPSKIICIGLNYRKHAIESGMPVPEVPIIFMKATSSLCGPNDNILIPKNSEKTDWEVELAVVIGKRAKYVSKENAMDYVAGYCVHNDVSERDFQLHHGGQWVKGKSADNFAPLGPFLATKYEIPDPHNLRLWLKLNGKTLQDSNTSDLVFDIPTLIEHLSQYMTLLPGDVISTGTPAGVGLGLTPPTYLKEGDVVELGIEGLGVAKQTAINDPEA
- a CDS encoding amidohydrolase family protein → MRLDSHQHFWKYHPKKHEWITDDMKVIRENFLPDDLIPLLEQQELQGCVAVQADESLSETAFLMDLSTEYEQIKAVVGWADLGSDDLDKDLDLFSNQPKLKGYREILQAKPVEYMLRKEFIRGIEKLGKRGYTYDILVFPNQLEATLEFLKKCPEQPFVIDHLAKPYIKLGTWREWKKEMKPLAERDYVYCKISGMVTEADWKNWKKEDFNQYMEIALEQFGPKRLMFGSDWPVCKVAAEYEQVFELVDEFTNKLSPSEKAMILGETASNFYGIKE